A genomic region of Pseudoxanthomonas suwonensis contains the following coding sequences:
- the hisC gene encoding histidinol-phosphate transaminase, whose amino-acid sequence MSASGQAADEALLRLVREDLRGFAGYASARTHDLRGEVWLNANENPWANPADAGGGSRRYPEPQPPALREALARLYSCRQEQLLVGRGSDEAIDLLVRALCVPGRDAVLVTPPVFGMYAVSARLQDAPLLEVPLVDGEAGFEVDLEAVAQAAERSAAKLVFLCSPSNPTGGSVPLAGIAALAARLAGRALVVVDEAYGEFSDQPSATTLMDAHPNVAVLRTLSKAHALAAARIGVLVAAPALVRVLRACQAPYPVPTPCAELAVAALSDEALARTTARVAQLRGERARLQHALATLPGVRRVYPSDGNYLLVRFADAKTAFERLLAAGVVVRDQRAAPQLADALRITVGTPEQNDRVLAALDAKEAAA is encoded by the coding sequence ATGAGCGCGAGCGGTCAGGCAGCGGACGAGGCGCTGCTGCGGCTGGTCCGCGAGGACCTGCGCGGCTTCGCCGGCTACGCCTCGGCGCGCACCCACGACCTGCGCGGCGAGGTCTGGCTCAACGCCAACGAGAATCCCTGGGCCAACCCGGCCGATGCCGGCGGCGGCAGCCGGCGCTATCCGGAGCCGCAGCCGCCGGCGCTGCGCGAGGCGCTGGCACGGCTCTACAGCTGCCGCCAGGAGCAGCTGCTGGTCGGCCGCGGCAGCGACGAGGCGATCGACCTGCTGGTGCGCGCGCTGTGCGTGCCCGGCCGCGACGCGGTGCTGGTGACCCCGCCGGTGTTCGGCATGTACGCGGTCAGCGCGCGGCTGCAGGATGCACCGCTGCTCGAGGTGCCGCTGGTCGACGGTGAGGCCGGCTTCGAGGTGGACCTGGAGGCGGTCGCGCAGGCCGCCGAGCGCAGCGCAGCCAAGCTGGTGTTCCTGTGTTCGCCGTCCAACCCGACCGGCGGAAGCGTGCCGCTGGCCGGCATCGCCGCGCTGGCCGCCCGGCTCGCCGGCCGCGCGCTGGTGGTGGTCGACGAGGCCTACGGCGAGTTCTCCGACCAGCCCTCGGCGACCACGCTGATGGACGCGCATCCGAACGTAGCCGTGCTGCGCACCCTGTCCAAGGCGCACGCGCTGGCCGCCGCGCGCATCGGCGTGCTGGTCGCCGCACCGGCGCTGGTGCGCGTGCTGCGCGCCTGCCAGGCCCCATACCCGGTCCCCACACCGTGCGCCGAGCTGGCCGTGGCCGCGCTGTCGGACGAGGCGCTGGCCCGAACCACCGCGCGCGTGGCCCAGCTGCGCGGCGAGCGTGCCCGCCTGCAGCATGCGCTGGCCACGCTGCCAGGCGTGCGGCGCGTGTATCCCTCCGACGGCAACTACCTGCTGGTGCGCTTCGCCGACGCGAAAACCGCATTCGAGCGGCTGCTGGCCGCCGGGGTGGTGGTGCGTGACCAGCGCGCCGCACCGCAGCTGGCCGACGCGCTGCGCATCACCGTCGGCACGCCCGAACAGAACGACCGCGTGCTGGCCGCACTGGACGCGAAGGAAGCCGCCGCATGA